From a single Mycosarcoma maydis chromosome 2, whole genome shotgun sequence genomic region:
- a CDS encoding TRAPP subunit TRS23 (related to TRS23 - subunit of the transport protein particle (TRAPP) complex of the cis-Golgi): protein MSSLWIINKAGGLIYQSEHFVHPNAASMRNNGRLSSNEYLVLAGTLHGIHAITAKLNPVLGRKCSGIESLESDHFTIRVMVTSTGTKFVLVTSPAHPNPSGVLHKCYETYADHVMKNPFYTPEMPVRVETFDKAIETLVKA, encoded by the exons ATGTCGTCGCTCTGGATCATCAACAAGGCAGGCGGCCTCATCTATCAGTCCGAGCATTTCGTCCATCCGAACGCAGCATCCATGCGCAACAACGGTCGTCTCTCCTCGAACGAATACCTCGTACTCGCCGGTACACTGCACGGTATCCATGCTATCACTGCAAAGCTGAATCCAGTGCTCGGCCGCAAGTGCAGCGGCATCGAGTCTCTGGAATCGGATCATTTCACCATACGCGTCATGGTCACCTCGACAG GAACCAAGTTCGTGCTTGTCACTTCGCCAGCGCATCCGAATCCGTCAGGCGTGCTACACAAGTGTTACGAAACATATGCGGATCATGTCATGAAGAACCCGTTCTACACACCAGAGATGCCCGTCAGGGTGGAGACATTCGACAAGGCGATCGAGACACTTGTCAAAGCATGA
- a CDS encoding uncharacterized protein (related to coatomer epsilon subunit): protein MESTLYQVQSLFYQGAYQGCIDLALSSTSNARSSDRASVSTLLYAARSHLARSPSDPASALSLLSSLPSEPQVQAIQSLARFVQAHTQNDADTLSRETVNLTELLDHAVVGQDKGQTIRCAAATALFLDGDAEEALNTLGIGSGAGSSKEIECVALGVHILLSIHRLDLAEKEYLAARSWADDSLLIQLIEAWIGLAKGGRSTQQAFYVYDELAQNPSAVGTINAVPSLIGKATALAANGDWSGAKKQLDQAASLDPTNANILANQAVVQTHIAPVQSEYLQQLKQVSAFHPLLTEYQALEKAFDQHAAKFSLGATAEA, encoded by the coding sequence ATGGAGTCGACTTTGTACCAAGTGCAGTCGCTCTTTTATCAAGGCGCCTATCAGGGCTGCATCGACCTTGCGctctcatccacctcgaaTGCACGTTCGTCCGATCGCGCTTCCGTCTCTACGCTCTTGTACGCCGCACGATCGCACCTTGCACGCTCGCCCTCCGATCCCGCCTCGGCActctcgctgctctccTCGCTTCCATCCGAGCCACAAGTGCAGGCTATCCAATCACTGGCACGCTTTGTGCAAGCACACACGCAGAACGACGCCGACACGCTCTCTCGCGAAACGGTCAACCTAACCGAACTGCTCGACCACGCCGTCGTCGGCCAAGACAAGGGCCAGACCATCCgatgtgctgctgccaccgctCTGTTCCTGGATGGAGATGCTGAGGAAGCACTCAACACGCTCGGTATTGGGTCCGGTGCTGGCTCGAGCAAGGAAATCGAATGCGTTGCGCTGGGCGTGCACATCCTGCTATCGATCCATCGTCTGGACCTAGCTGAAAAAGAGTACCTCGCCGCACGATCTTGGGCGGACGATTCGCTGCTCATCCAGCTGATTGAAGCATGGATCGGACTTGCCAAAGGAGGAAGGTCGACGCAACAGGCATTTTACGTATACGATGAGCTCGCACAGAACCCGAGCGCGGTTGGAACCATCAATGCTGTCCCGTCATTGATCGGTAAAGCGACCGCACTCGCAGCAAACGGCGATTGGTCAGGCGCaaagaagcagctcgaccaagcgGCCAGTTTGGATCCTACCAACGCCAATATTCTGGCCAATCAAGCAGTCGTGCAAACACACATCGCTCCGGTGCAGTCAGAGTATCTGCaacagctcaagcaggtcaGCGCCTTCCATCCGCTCTTGACCGAATATCAGGCGCTCGAAAAGGCGTTTGATCAACACGCCGCCAAATTCAGCCTGGGCGCCACCGCAGAGGCATAG
- a CDS encoding uncharacterized protein (related to eIF3m -translation initiation factor 3 subunit M), whose translation MSAADLVTVLAEGTFEEQIVEVSAFLSRSQPEASRNDFISKFQQLALDAEPAEPAEPAVSTEATEPASAPDAAKKQQTVQQLVSEIVTLGEGSDRELEGVYNLIFSLISSTDQQTQLVPQLLSAVSKDSAAAATGAGGADKSNVRYRILSNLFNSLEATSALRLQTFNALLSLVAANDDLDYLTSALTALPQWLAQWSVSETEKASCLESVAKALEGAEKEHGQTSKAYQFLVLHLRYISTLPASASTKEAAERTVAAALRLPRLYEFEDLLHVQAVLDLKSASSPIFDLLKIFVGGTTADFSAFASSHSSEFQRLNLSHDDLLHKIRLLDLADLCALRVSADVSYASIAKTLNIEHDQVELWVIDVIRAGLVSGKLSQVNDAFRVYKSTHRQFGKEQWQSLEQRLVQWQNSISSIIESIAATRGGKLPDGAPVAAELATA comes from the coding sequence ATGTCGGCCGCAGACCTCGTCACCGTTCTTGCCGAAGGCACGTTCGAAGAGCAGATTGTCGAAGTATCCGCCTTCCTCTCGCGCTCGCAACCCGAAGCTTCACGCAACGACTTTATCTCCAAGTTTCAGCAGTTGGCTCTTGACGCCGAACCTGCCGAACCTGCCGAACCCGCCGTTTCCACCGAAGCTACCGAGCCCGCTTCGGCCCCTgacgctgccaagaagcagcagacagtgcagcagctcgtaTCCGAGATTGTCACGCTCGGCGAGGGAAGCGACCGCGAGCTCGAAGGTGTCTACAATCTCATCTTTTCGCTCATCTCATCCACTGACCAACAGACGCAGCTTGTTCCGCAGCTCCTCTCTGCGGTTTCCAAAGAttctgccgctgctgccactggcGCTGGTGGGGCTGACAAGAGCAATGTGAGGTATCGAATCCTCTCGAACCTGTTCAACTCGTTGGAGGCTACGTCGGCATTGCGTCTGCAGACGTTCAACGctttgctctcgctcgttgcAGCAAACGACGATTTGGACTACCTCACCTCAGCGCTCACTGCTCTGCCACAGTGGTTGGCGCAGTGGTCCGTATCGGAAACTGAGAAGGCGTCCTGCCTCGAGTCGGTGGCCAAGGCACTCGAAGGGGCCGAGAAGGAGCACGGCCAAACCTCGAAAGCCTACCAGTTTTTGGTGCTTCACTTGCGCTACATCTCGACTTTGCCTGCGAGCGCTTCGACAAAGGAGGCGGCCGAACGCACTgtagctgctgctctgcgtcTGCCGAGGCTGTACGAATTCGAGGATCTGTTGCACGTGCAAGCGGTTCTGGATCTCAAATCCGCCTCTTCTCCCATCTttgatctgctcaagaTCTTTGTCGGTGGCACCACGGCCGACTTTAGCGCGTTTGCCTCTTCGCACTCGTCCGAATTCCAACGACTCAACCTTTCGCACGATGATCTGCTGCACAAGATCCGTTTGCTCGATTTGGCCGATCTGTGCGCTCTGCGCGTCTCGGCGGATGTGAGCTACGCTTCGAtcgccaagacgctcaacatCGAGCACGACCAGGTGGAGCTGTGGGTCATCGACGTTATCCGTGCCGGCTTGGTGTCTGGAAAGTTGAGCCAGGTCAACGACGCGTTCCGAGTATACAAGTCCACCCACCGCCAGTTCGGCAAGGAGCAGTGGCAGTCATTGGAACAACGTCTCGTCCAATGGCAGAACAGtatcagcagcatcatcgagaGCATCGCTGCTACTAGGGGTGGCAAGCTGCCCGATGGCGCTCCCGTCGCAGCAGAGCTCGCTACTGCATAA